TACCTCTTGAGGCTCACAGACAACTTCTTGATCATTAGATGCTTCAGACAAGGTAGGGGAGGCCTGAGGAGAAAGTAATACTATGTTTTCCGTAGAAATGTCTGTGggattacctacttgctctttggggTTCAGATCATTAGTTACAAAGTGTGTAAGCCAGCTCAAGTCATCACATGTAGTCTCCCCCTGAGGACGAAGCTGGGAGTAAAAATAGGAgtgttcaaagaagtcacaatccattGTGGTATACAGCTTATTCTGAGTCGAATCAAAGCAGCGATATCCCTTTTGGTTAGTACCATAGCCCACAAAGATACACTTAACAGCACGGGGTTCCAGTTTATTCCGAGCAAGTTTGGGTAAatggacatacacaacacacccaaagatCCGAGGGGGTAAGGAGTGGAAAGAGGGAACAGTAGTGTGGGTACAAAGGACTTCGAGGGGGGTTTTGAACTTAAGAGTTTTGGAGGGTAGTCTATTTGTGAGGTAGGTGGCAGAGGCAATAGCTTCGAGCCAAAAATAAGATGGGACATGGGCTTTAAACATGACCTATTTCAAGGAGAGTACGATTCTTTCTTTCAGCTATGCCGTTTTGTTGTGGTGTGTGGGGAGAAGAAGTTTGGTGAATGAGGCCATGGGTGGTGAAGAAATTTTCCATATGTTGGTTCATGTATTTCCCCCATTGTCGGATCGAAGTATTTGAGGTTTAGTTTTAAATTGCGTGACAATCATATTATAGAACTtgacaaaaacatcaaaaacctcagatttgtgtttcaagAAATATATCCAACATATTctagtacaatcatcaataaatgaaacaaaatatgaaTAACTTTGTTTACTAAACTAAGGAGCAGGGCCCCAAACGTCAGAATGTATCAAAACAAAAGATTCACTGCTATGATTAGAACTAGGAGAATAAGAATGTTTGTGACTTTTCGCAAGGACACAAGCTTCACAATCCAAGACTACATTACTTTTAGTTAATGACGGAAAAATACGTTTCAGATACCCTAATGATGGATGTCCTAGACGTCGATGCCAAGTCCATAACTGATGATAAGAGAACCCATGGGCAAGTAAAGTGTAGCCCGTTTGAATCGCCTCATCCACATAGTACAAAACATCTCGTTCAGTACCACGACTAATAATCCTccctgtctgagcatcctgcacaacacaaccAGAAGAAGACATAAGCACAGTACAATTTAATTCCCGAGTCAACTGGCTAATAGACAACAACTTATGAGATAAGCtacgaattaaaagacaattgtTAATTTTGAGAGAGGGAGAAATAGTAACGGGCCCAGATTGATCAACACTCACACACTCCCTATTAGCCGTTTGAATGTAGGTACGGGTTTTTTAATTAGTGGATAAAAGATCACGAGTGTCAAAAGTCATAGTATCGGAGGCCATAGGAGGCAATCAAATATCCATTGGGATGAAAAAAAAGGTTTACATAGGAGACCAAGTTTATGGGTGTCACATGGGGTCATGGGTTTTGTGAGATTATGAGTGAATTTATAAATGGGCCGGTGGTTATTTGTGGGTGTTCTGTGGTATAAATAAGTGGGATTGGGAGTGTTCTGTGATACCAGGGGAGTGTTCAGTGGTTATTTGTTTTGCTTCTAGACCCTTCCCCCTTTCTCTTATTTTTGGTCTGTCTCCTTCTCACTGTTCTGTTTCACCTTTGACGCCATTATTGCCTTCCTCTGTCTCTGTGTAGTGGGTTGTTTTGCTGGTGGGAAGGGGAACGCCGGTGGCCAAGTGAGCCTTGCCGCCGGTTCTAGCTGATTGAACCTTGGTGGCGGCTTTCCGTTGCCGGTGTTCCTCCCACCACTCCGGAAAGCCGATTAACTTGAAACATCCTTCCTTTGTGTGACGGCTACCTCCACAGTGACTACATCTCAGGTGAGTTTTGTCCTCCATATCACGCCGGAATAAGGCATCCGACCGGCGTTTAACGGCCAACCCACTCCCTATTTCTGAGGGAATTTTTCCCGGTGATGAAGTGTGGGTCATAATCCCACGCCTTGAGATTTCACGCCTAATTGTAGCATAGGCCCTTTCAACTGTTGGGAGTGGGTTTGACTTAAGAAGTctctttttctttgtcaaaggtGTCGTGAATCCCAGCCAAAAATTGGAATAATCGTTGCTTTTGAATGAAAGTGTTGAAGATTGTGATATCTTCAGCATGTATCATTGGATTCGGTTGCCGTCGGTCCATTTCCTTCCATATTGTGGTTAGTTTTCCATAGAAGACCTCCAAAGGGTCTTGATTCTGTTTTAGACTGTTGGCTTGAGAACTCAGATCAAAGATCTGGAGTTCGTCCCTTCCACTGCTCAATAGGACTTCAATCCTTCTCCATAAGTCCCTTGCAATTGTGTAATGTAAGAACTGGTTTATGAGATCAATGTCGATGTTTGAAATAATCCAGGACAAAACTATAGAGTCCTTTTGCTTCCATGCTCTGTAATTTGGATCCGAGATGCTAGGAGGATCGTCTATGATGTGGCTGAGACGTCCCCTGCATTCTAAAGCGATCTGCATCATTTTACACCAagttgtgtaattttggtaagTTAGTTTTTCGGCCAATTTCAGTTCTGGTGATATAGTTTCGAGGGTTGTGTTTGGTTTGTGCATCTGTTGAAACAGTTTGAACATTTGTTCCATCTATTCCATGGTTATGAGTTGTTTTGGGTCGGTTTCTGCCATTGTTCCTGGTGAGGTTGTTTAAGGTAAATGATGATAACCAACGGTGTTGCCGGTCCCGGAAAACACCTTTGGCTttgataccatgaagaatttAAGAATGCGGAATTTTAGGGTTAAGgaatactattttgtattacTTTTGATTACCATTACAGCTCCATTATATACACAAATTAGGAGTTAACTAAGGAAATAATACAACTAGGAAATATATATACTTTCCTAATACATTTGCTAAAAAAGAGTAACAAAATCAGAATatcctcaaaataatatatttccaCACTTTGGCGATGTACAACCTCAATATCTCCTTTCCTATAGCTCGTGTCCATGGACGGCTTCAACTTTTGTGGGTTTATAGCAAGATTTCGCACTCGATTGGTCTAGAAGTTACCCTGACAATATGGAAAATTATGAGATCCTGAATCCAAACCTAAACACTTAAGGAAAGCTTTTTTTGGGATAGTGGTTAAATCTTCAACTATCAACTCATCAAATACTCTTGAAACTTATGATTCAAACCTAAGAATCCCAATGGTATGCATCAACACTAATTTAGGATTCAAGTCCAAAACAGGTAAGGGAACGACATCGTGTTTTATAGGAGTATTTGTTTCATTTGCGTTGTAAGGTGGTAACACAACATGTACTCTCATTGTCAACAACAACTTCGACAATGAAGTGGTTTACATCACCCTAGTGGTGAAGTTGCAACTATCAACCCGCGTCCATCCAACACCTTATGTGTGCAATTGGCTCGACACATTGTATACTCAGTTGTCCAAGGTAGTTTGATCGAATTGCTAACTCCTACTCATGATCACCTCACCTACTTTCCTCTACAAAAAACTCCAATCGTCCTTGCACTATCTAGCTCCCACATCGCGTAAACTTTGTCAAGCCCATTTACATTTTCGACTCTTTTCAAATCCATCAATCTCATTTTCCCCCAACATGAGCGTCATTATttggaaaatgaaaatataaaatattaattacacCGATAAAAGTGTAATTTGGTGATAAGTTTCAAATTTAATGCTATTATTGCTAATATAGTCGATGTTGgtataatttcaaatttaacaAGTCTCCAATTGTCATTCataattgatttatattctcatcaatactactactactactaataataataataataataataataataataataataataataataataataatcttattattattattattattaacaactaAACTACTCTTTAatattagcaaaaaaaaaaagtcatgtaGACATTGAACATAAGAATTCACACTGTGAATTCTTACACCtaaaattactttattttagtaaaaatcaattacaaatggttaaaattaattacaatcaacaaagttaaaatttataataagaaaTCATTTGCAAAGAGTAAAATATCagtatcaattaataaaattttttaataataagtaaaaattaattttaatccataaaaatcaatttcaatagcTAACAATTAGTTGAATCAGCcaaaattaattgaatttaaaaaacCTTACACAATGGAGGGAATAAAGAATAACTCCTCTCTATTTGAGGATGTATTCTCCAAATAAAAACAGAACAAACCAgaacaagaataaaaataaaataagaaaaagcaTGGCGGCTACCTCGGCCATAAAAAGCCTTCCAGTGGTGGCGCTGCGATCTGTTCTTGATCGCGCGGCGCAAGCCGCTGAAAGGTCTGGGCGCCTACCCGAGCAAGTGAAAATAGTCGCTGTCAGTAAAACAAAGCCTGTGTCTGCTCTCCGCGAGGTCTATGACGCTGGTCATCGTTGTTTTGGAGAGAATTACGTTCAGGAACTTGTTGAGAAAGCTCCTTTGGtaaattttattctttttacttttttgttaatgtaatattatgcgtttgtgttgaaattgtatttaggttgcattttttttatcctaaatatggagtatattttttacttaattagtattggaaaattaataaaagtagAATTAAGATAATATGTTTTCATTAATAGAAGGGATCATGTTTAGGattcaataaataattattacttGGATGTCTATTTATAAACAATGTTGATATCAATTACTTTATTAATATTGGAAGATTAGAGAAAGTAGAATTAGGATGATATATTTTCATGACCGAAGGGGATTAGGTTATGGTTTAATAGAAATTTGTAATTAGGATGTCaaattatataattgttttattgAAAGATTAGAGAGTAGATTTACGATTAAATgttatgattataaaattttttgattagAATGGGCACTATATCTTGTAATTGGAGGATTATTCATGGTGGTAATTTAATCTACTGTGTAGCTTGCTGAAGATGTTGAATGGCATTTCATTGGGAACTTGCAGAGCAACAAAGTTAAAGCTCTTCTAAGTAAGGAACTCTTTCTCTTCCATGATGTGTGTTCACCTACACTCTGGCACACACAAAAACGCTACAACCCTCTCAGAGAGAGACAGGGAGGGAGGGAGAGAGAGTGGAGTGTAAGAGGGGCTACATAGTGAGTTTGGGTTAGGGTGGGGATATGGATGGGGGCTACGGTAGAGGAGGGAAGCAATTTTGTGAGCTCTAGatcatttgaattttgaatcaATCTTTTTGGTACATGAATACCCTTTATTTTTCTTGATCTTTTTTTCATGTTGCAGCTGGAGTCCCTAATCTTGCAATGGTGCACACTGTAGATGATGAGAAGGTATGCACATAATTGGAAAGTTAAAGTTGTGATGATATGATACAGGTTATTTGTTGCGCAATTTATACACGGTGTATTAAGATGAGTGAGTATacaattattcaatttattattatttactggTCATCACTTGGGTCTActttatagtgtaaaaataaggTTGCATCGCATCGCATCGGCTGCATTGTAtaggttttcaaaacaaacgaacAATGTTTCCTGCACTGTAAAGGTCTAAAAAACCGTATTTTGGGgcgtatcaagggatatcttatgattcgactgatatttaaatattatgatAATCACATCATTCCCGTTAGTGCATCGTCGTTTCGGTACCGTAGTTGCGACCGTTACCACATTTCTACACTATGGTCTACTTTGTATTCCCGTAAAGAAGTATTTTTAACCTGTTTAGCGTATATGATATAACCTTAAGTCCTTGATAGTCCTTGTTCAACCACCATTATTAGTTTCTATCAAACTGGCTATTGTTGACTAAAATATCATGTTTTGGTTCTAATGctgtgtgttttttttttttaatgggaATTTTGTTAGTAGCATGAAATTTTTCTTAGCCTTTAATACATGCAATCAATGGTGTTTCTGTAAATTAGAAGCATCACTTGCCTGATTTGAAAATGTTATTAGGATAGTTTTATGAAAGATATGGTGTATATTTATACATGTTTAGACATTTGTTGCTTCATTTAATCTTATATCTAGTGGCAGATCTACGTTGTCTCCTAGGGTAGCACGTGCGACCCTTGAAAAACCAAAGTTGTTTCTCCTTTCTCATTTACTCTTCCTCATTCACTCTTTAACCTTTCCTGTTCTTCTTTGTCAATTGTGATTCACAAATCACTGAGTCACAAAATTGGTAAAGAACAATGTGTTCTTGTAATGCTTGTATCTTTCCCCTAAGTATTTGTTAAGACCTTTAGGACTTGGCATGGATAAAGGTCTATTACTATGTTTCTCTTCTACTTTTGATTTACGTTCTTCACTCCTTCCTCCTATCACATCTTTTTCTTGAATTTCATAAAACctagtaaataatttttttgtcgaagagaataatttttttatcagtgaatttaaatttctatctCCTTTCTTCTCTTTTATCATGGACTCTTGGTGGTGAGGGAGAAGGTTGAAGTATTACAATGGTTCTATTGATGTTTAGTGAGTGATTGTTGTGTGATAAAGAAAACTAGTCAACTGAATATTAATTAACGGATAGATTGATAGAATTTTGGTCATTTAATAGCCCCTTTATTTTTGAGGAAGATGAATCCATCATCAAGAACAATAGTCTTCTCACAGGTAAAAGTCTAACAATTTAATGGGtcaaattttgtaaaaaattaattgatatcAACTGTTTTGATGTGAAcgtttatttatatgtattgtTAATTATTGTTGTGTGTGACTTGTGAGTAATATATACATGATACATGTATCAATGTTTACAAGCAAAACTAtgcctaaaattttgcaaaatttccttaatattttttttttttttttgtatattgaTGCTACTATAGACTTTTTATCCTAGATCCACTTATGTCTTACAACATTCTTTGCTTGTAGATAGCCAATCATCTTGATCGTGCTGTGGGTAATCTTGGAAGAAAACCATTAAAAGTTTTGGTCCAAGTGAATACTAGTGGAGAAACATGTAAGTATCTATGACTATAATATATGAAGCCTATATACAATCAAGTTTGAAACTGGTTGCTATTGCTATGAGTGGTGGTTTCTcttaattttaagattttggTATGATTTATTTCATCTAATCAACAAATTGATTGATTTCTTCCTATAAACTTGTGCTAATATTAGGTTggaaaaagttatttttttgtgGTGCCATGTGGTTAAGAAATTTTGAACTTATGTTTTCTTTGTCTATAGGAATGCGGAATGCCAATAAGTTGAACTTATTGAGCTTTTGGTTTTGGTAATACAATGATATGGCTAAAATGTATAGCCGTTCAGCTTTAGCAGGGCTATAAATATGCATAGTGTTGATAAGCATTTGCTTCTGTTAGGCCACATATGCAGGATATGCTTACTGATGACTTGAGTTTGACCAGTTCATGCAGATTTCAAAATACAAACATCAAAAAGAACCTCTATTGGATGTGTTTTGTGTTTTGGGGATTGATTTACGAATTACTTCTACAATACTTAATTGGAAAATTTTGCATCAATAATTCAAACTATGGCTTTTCTTCTTTAATAATCCAAGCTTTTTCTAATATCCAAATTGACATACTACGAGAAAATCTTCCTATAGACTCACTTCATTTTACTTATTATGCCAGTGGCAATGCGTTGAAaggatttcttttttttctcatttcttcAGCTCCTCCCCTTTCCATTACCACTTTAGCTCAGGAGAGGATCCTACAAGGCCCCAATTTTGAAATGTTGACCAAACTGCGTTTTGTATCTCTTGACAAAACTAACCAATTGACACTTGCAACCTGCATTGCAATTTTGCAAATCAAGGGTCACACGAATAGGGAACATTTGATGTCTCTACTACCACAACTATATGTTCCCTTTTCAgctgggattaaggctttgacattattgttattttataccTTTCAGATTTTAATCATATTTGATGGATAAACAGTCTTTATGTGATGGATAAGGTTTTTGTATTTAAGAACATAAAAGAACAAGAGAAAAGGTTGGTTATTCAAGCAAAGGTGTATATTGCAAACTCTTGGGGACGGAGGAAGTAGCTTACAAGGCCTAACAACCTAGTGCTAGATCCTTCTAGAATAATTCTAGATGCTCTTTACCAAGCTAGAAACAATTCATATTTCTACCGACATCATAAGTCATAAAATATGTTAGAAAGACCAGACATATTTATTATCCGGTGGAGCCTTTGTTGTACTTGCTTCCTCATAATTTGTTTTGTTGTGCTTCTTATAAATGATAGTTCCCTTCTCACGTGCTTGTTGCATGGCACTTTAACATTGTGGTTTTGTTTTAAAAGGAGTTAAGTATTACGAATAATTATTATCACATTTTCTAAGCGTGGATGTATTTGATGATCAATTACAAACTTTATTTCAAAGCCATTATTGTTTAAGGGGTTCTTATTATACTATCATGATAATTGTCCTCTGATCTTAAATGAATTGCCTTTAAGCTTAACTTTTCAAATGAAAATACAACATGGTCGATTCCTAGTattgtttgattttgaatttcttAATGTAGGAAACACATAGGTTGTGGTGTTCATGATTGAATAAAGTCGTCATGGGTGGTGTGGTCCTGTTGGTTGTTTTTTGTTAGGACAAAGGCTTGTGCTTATGGCGAAGTCATGAAGGAGACAATGTCTTCAATTTTGAAGGTGGAGAAGGGATTAATCTTGGCTTTAAAAAGCGCCTCTAATCGTGCTTAAGTACTAGGGAAGCGCAAAAAATTTCTGTAGATGGACAGATGAAGTGAGATACAAAAGGCACGAAAAGTTGTGCCGTTTTGAGAGATTATGGTTTAGGCTTTGGTAGTGCTTGGGTCACATAAAGGAAAGAGTTATTTAAGAGATGAGACCTCAACTATGACTCGAAAACAACTTAAATAACAAAAggatttttgtaaaaaattgaATCTTGCTGTAACTTTCTTtgcttgaatctttttcttgagCACTAAAACCACTCAATGCGATTTGTAGTTTTCATGTACGAGTATAGGATGAAGGATGATTTGGAGTGACTTAATTCATTATTAGTCTCTTCTTCTCTAAATTTGTAATCTTTTTCTCAAAAAGAAATATGTTCCTTGCTCATGCCCATTTTGTTTTTCCAGCAAAGTTTGGTGTTGAGCCTTCAGGGTGTGTCGATCTTGCAAAACATGTGAGCATAAATTGTCCCAACCTTGAATTTTGTGGTTTAATGACGATTGGGATGTTAGATTATACTTCAACACCTGAGAACTTCAAGGTACTCTTGCTATGTACAGTTCTGTACATGATTTTGTTAGACAGCTCGAATCTACAAGGCCTGAAATTCGACTTTTTGTCATGCAGACTTTAGTGAACTGTAGAAGTGAGGTTTGCAAGAATCTTGGCATAGAAGAAGAGCAATGCGAGCTATCTATGGGCATGTCTGGCGACTTTGAGCAAGCTGTGAGCAAATGACCTGATTTCTGATATATTTGAAAGTTGGGGTATAATCTAATAGGAGTACTAATTAAGGCATAGTAAGTgttaactatattttttgttCTCATATTGCAGATCGAGATGGGCAGCTCAATTGTGAGAATCGGATCCACCATATTTGGACCAAGAGACTATCCAAAGAAACAAGTTAGCTAGTATCCTTTCCATTGCAAAAGTTAAACCCGATATCAAGGGTTCTGGTGGAATCAATTGATGCAAAAACCCTCGGAGATGCTGCTACGTTCAAGGTTATTGTTTTAAATATCTTGGCTTATGCGCATTTATGTTCTACACTCGTACCCTTGATTGGACGACCTAGGCATGTgattgtttttaattgatgatgaaaatgatgaaaCAAGCCATTATGTACTTCTAAGTTATAAGTACTCATTGGATGTTTATACAATATCTATTCCTGTTTTAATGAATAAGCTGCGGTAGAGAGAGTTTTAGAGGGTGCAAACTAAAATTTGCTGATTCAATCGTGCTTGTGAAAGTAGTACGACTACAACATGGTTTAGTTTTATGGAAATCCTGGTTTCTTCTgcatttttaaatattagtatgttgtttcttttgctgcatAATTTCTTTCCGTCACCGAATACATACAAGTACATCAGAAAGGCTCATCATCTTTTGGAAGTTGCCTTTGTACTGACGTCTTGTTGCTGATGATATATGTTTAACTAAGATGAATCAATATAACTAAAAATGAATCGTCTTCATCTATTACTATTTGATTGTGCATGATCTTTATGTTTTCATTCCATGCAAGGTAGGAATTTCGTATGATAACAAATAGAATCACTAGTCGAAAATTAAGAATTAGCATGACAAGTGCATCACCAGGAATGCATTAGGATTAGCTTTGATAATAACAATTGTAGTAAACTAGTGGTGTTGTTTACTTTTACaacccgtttggttagtgatattaaatggtggtaataaaaatgatttataatgtaaaacttcatcaaaagttccatgctATTCCCGtgttgatgaaattttgatcaaaaaaattgtttttttgtttacaaattttcattaccacctaataccacttctctcaatggtaatgcattggaatgaattttatgaaaaaaatgagatgattgaagctGGACAAGCATGGGCATCAAGGCAGCCAACGGAtgtttcaactaaaattacactagttttcatttctattaccatcatttaataccacctatcaaacgggccgttagtacTACTTAACTAGTCCTTAAATCATAGGAGTATAAGCCCAAATTGTAAAAAGGTTCTaaatttattgtaaaaaaacaaaaaatagaaTCAAGCAATGTTGGTCTAGTGGTAGGGATGAATCAAGATTGGGGATTCAATCTCCACTAAAGCTATTTTTGGAATTCCATTGTACTCTCTCTGTTTCAGTTCGATTCACACGATGTTGCAAATGGGACAGAAGAGTGAATTTTCGTTTACAAGAAACAAACTCGACAAGGAGTATATACTGAGTTTAATACTTATGAAGCTTGTTATTCATCTTAAAATCATGCTTATTACCATTATCATAATCATAAGCAGCAACAGGAGCAGTATTATGATGCATTTGCCTTAACTCTGTAGTAGTATTGATACTTGTTGAAGGTACAGACTGTTGAAGTTCAGGCTGCATTTCTAGTGCAGTCGGAGGCTGAAACTCGGTCAGCGTCTGTCGATGCAATGATCCATTAAATGAATCACCAGCACTACCTAGCAAATGGTAGCTGCGGCGTGAGCCATGATCGGAGAGACATTGGTAGCTATGCTTGTGCAGATTTTGCATCTTTATTGCGCGTACTAGATATGGGATCAGTCCTTCCATTCCTTGCTTTTAAATTTGAACAGCAAAATTGAGCTAAAATCTGGATTGTTTTGAGTGAAGAGATTGAAAATGGTTGAAGTTTTTGATGGAAATGAATGATTTTGTGGATTGGTATTGCTTAGTAACTTGGTTTATATTATAAAGTGaggaaaaagaaaggaaagaatGTCTAATGCCAGCGGGGAAAGCTTGTTAATTATTTGAAATTGAAAGTTGATGGCCGATGGTTTATCATTACTAACTAGTTGTTGGCAGCCAAAGTTGAAGATATTACGCACATTTACGACCTGTTTGGTAGTCAGTATTAAAATAGTG
This genomic stretch from Amaranthus tricolor cultivar Red isolate AtriRed21 chromosome 9, ASM2621246v1, whole genome shotgun sequence harbors:
- the LOC130824354 gene encoding uncharacterized protein LOC130824354; this translates as MYSPNKNRTNQNKNKNKIRKSMAATSAIKSLPVVALRSVLDRAAQAAERSGRLPEQVKIVAVSKTKPVSALREVYDAGHRCFGENYVQELVEKAPLLAEDVEWHFIGNLQSNKVKALLTGVPNLAMVHTVDDEKIANHLDRAVGNLGRKPLKVLVQVNTSGETSKFGVEPSGCVDLAKHVSINCPNLEFCGLMTIGMLDYTSTPENFKTLVNCRSEVCKNLGIEEEQCELSMGMSGDFEQAIEMGSSIVRIGSTIFGPRDYPKKQVS